A portion of the Sphingorhabdus pulchriflava genome contains these proteins:
- a CDS encoding TonB-dependent receptor translates to MKTLLRQSAAASILACALLASPSFAQEQSDTDANDDDFHRTGEIVVTAPYFERLDLLAGTSALSGEDLAQQSRGQIGDTLLSLPGVSATSFTPGSSRPVLRGFQGNRVAVLTDGIGNIDASNTSADHAVTIESLTTERIEVLRGPAVLLFGGQAVGGAVNAIDKRIPRAVPTEAVHIDALAGYGSATDEWSGGASIDVPLASRFVIHADGSYRKSDDLRIGGYQLSPVLRDEILDLADEEEGEGNLDEADELREAAENRGRVPNSAVETWTAGLGTAFIDDGGNLGVSFSIYDTKYGIPGRPGVGHHEEAVSTGEKVAMAEGGEEAVTIGLRQYRADLRGEVETGSGFLEKLTFRAGFADYQHTEFEGDEIGTVFKSQGFEGRAEAVQANRNGWRGASGIQYMSRDFEAIGAEAFVPPNRTRQLGVFTLQEFDLGGVHLEAALRYDRVSQEAQTLGIDRSFNNVSAALGAAYLIGDLKIGINASRTGRAPSVEELFSDGPHIATQAYEIGAPSLRSEKAWNAEIYARYDSTNVDATLTVYSNWFDGFIYEDATGAEEDDLPVFQYFQSDARFWGFEADVSARLGHVGGFDVVLDGVADYTRASISNGGGPVPRIPPLRLLGGLELQSGSVDLRGEVEWSDDQRRNAAFETETSGFTMVNASASWRPFGRNRNISLIASANNLFDVTARRAASFTKDYVSLSGRDFRLTARFSF, encoded by the coding sequence ATGAAAACGCTTCTCCGCCAAAGCGCGGCTGCTTCGATACTTGCATGCGCACTGCTTGCCTCACCTTCTTTCGCCCAAGAACAATCAGATACAGATGCCAATGACGATGATTTTCACCGCACCGGCGAAATCGTTGTCACTGCCCCATATTTCGAACGGCTAGATCTGCTGGCAGGCACTTCTGCCCTGTCGGGCGAAGATTTGGCGCAGCAATCGCGTGGTCAGATCGGCGATACCCTGCTCTCGCTGCCCGGGGTTTCGGCCACCAGCTTTACACCCGGCTCGTCACGCCCCGTATTGCGCGGCTTTCAGGGCAATCGCGTGGCGGTCCTCACCGATGGCATCGGCAATATCGATGCCTCGAATACCTCTGCCGACCATGCCGTCACTATTGAATCGCTCACCACTGAGCGGATCGAAGTGCTACGCGGCCCGGCCGTGTTGTTGTTCGGCGGACAGGCTGTAGGCGGCGCGGTCAACGCCATTGACAAGCGCATCCCGCGTGCCGTGCCGACAGAGGCCGTCCACATCGATGCGCTGGCAGGCTATGGCAGCGCAACGGATGAATGGTCAGGCGGTGCGTCGATCGATGTGCCTTTGGCCAGCCGTTTCGTGATCCACGCCGACGGCAGCTATCGCAAGAGCGACGATTTGCGCATTGGCGGTTACCAATTATCGCCGGTCCTACGCGATGAAATCCTTGACCTGGCAGACGAGGAAGAAGGCGAAGGCAATCTCGACGAAGCAGATGAATTGCGCGAAGCGGCCGAAAACCGGGGCCGGGTGCCCAATAGCGCAGTTGAAACCTGGACCGCAGGACTTGGCACCGCCTTCATTGACGATGGCGGTAATCTGGGCGTTTCGTTCAGCATCTACGATACCAAATATGGAATCCCGGGTCGCCCGGGCGTTGGCCACCATGAAGAAGCGGTCAGCACTGGCGAAAAGGTTGCGATGGCCGAAGGCGGCGAGGAAGCCGTCACAATCGGCCTGCGCCAATATCGCGCCGACCTGCGCGGCGAAGTTGAAACCGGTAGCGGTTTCCTCGAAAAACTCACCTTCCGCGCAGGCTTTGCCGATTATCAGCATACCGAATTCGAAGGCGACGAAATCGGAACCGTCTTCAAAAGCCAGGGCTTTGAAGGCCGTGCCGAAGCGGTGCAGGCCAATCGCAATGGCTGGCGCGGCGCAAGCGGCATCCAATATATGTCACGCGATTTTGAGGCGATTGGTGCAGAGGCCTTTGTCCCACCCAATCGCACCCGCCAATTGGGCGTGTTTACACTCCAGGAATTTGATCTGGGCGGCGTGCATCTTGAAGCCGCGCTGCGTTATGACCGGGTCAGTCAGGAAGCACAGACGCTCGGCATCGATCGCAGCTTCAACAATGTTTCAGCGGCATTGGGCGCAGCCTATCTGATCGGCGACCTCAAGATCGGCATCAACGCCTCGCGCACTGGCCGCGCCCCTTCGGTCGAAGAGCTGTTCTCCGATGGCCCGCATATCGCGACGCAGGCTTATGAGATTGGCGCCCCTTCCTTGCGCAGTGAAAAAGCGTGGAATGCCGAGATCTATGCGCGGTATGACAGCACTAATGTCGACGCCACGCTGACCGTCTATTCCAACTGGTTCGATGGCTTCATTTATGAAGACGCGACCGGAGCCGAGGAAGACGACCTTCCCGTCTTCCAATATTTCCAGAGTGACGCTCGTTTCTGGGGCTTTGAGGCCGATGTTTCGGCAAGGCTGGGCCATGTCGGTGGATTCGATGTCGTGCTTGATGGCGTCGCCGACTATACCCGCGCGTCGATTTCGAATGGCGGTGGACCGGTACCCCGTATCCCGCCGCTCCGCTTGTTAGGTGGGTTGGAATTACAAAGCGGTAGCGTTGATTTGCGCGGTGAAGTTGAATGGTCCGACGACCAACGACGTAACGCTGCGTTCGAAACCGAAACCAGCGGCTTCACGATGGTCAATGCCTCTGCAAGCTGGCGGCCATTTGGGCGCAACCGCAATATTTCGCTGATCGCGTCCGCAAACAACCTGTTCGACGTGACCGCGCGGCGCGCTGCTTCGTTCACCAAGGATTATGTGTCACTTTCCGGTCGGGATTTCCGACTTACGGCTCGCTTTAGCTTCTGA
- a CDS encoding cysteine synthase A, which yields MKTMPSTLDLIGNTPLVLLKGPSEETGCEIYGKCEFANPGASVKDRAALFIVRDAEEQGILQPGGTIVEGTAGNTGIGLALVGNALGYKTIIVMPETQSQEKKDTLRALGAQLVLVPAAPFSNPGHFVHTSRRIAEETDNAIWANQFDNIANRRAHIETTAEEIWEQMDGRVDGFTCAAGTGGTIAGVGLGLKARNENVTIALSDPHGAALYNYYAHGELRAEGNSVAEGIGQGRITANLDGAPIDTQFRISDEEGLVWVRRLLAEEGLCLGLSSGINVAGAVELAKHIGPGHRIATILCDTGFRYLSTLYNPEWMQAKGLPPMPWQLDKAD from the coding sequence ATGAAAACTATGCCATCGACATTGGACCTTATCGGCAACACCCCGCTCGTCCTGCTTAAGGGGCCCAGCGAGGAAACTGGCTGTGAGATTTACGGCAAGTGCGAATTCGCCAATCCGGGCGCCTCGGTGAAGGATCGCGCGGCGCTGTTCATCGTGCGCGATGCGGAGGAGCAGGGGATATTGCAGCCGGGCGGCACTATAGTTGAGGGCACGGCAGGCAATACCGGCATTGGCCTCGCGCTGGTCGGTAACGCTCTGGGATACAAGACGATCATCGTCATGCCCGAGACGCAGAGTCAGGAAAAAAAGGACACCCTCCGCGCGCTAGGCGCCCAGTTGGTGCTTGTGCCTGCAGCGCCTTTTTCCAATCCGGGCCATTTCGTGCACACGTCGCGGCGGATTGCCGAAGAAACCGATAACGCCATTTGGGCAAACCAGTTCGATAATATCGCCAATCGCCGCGCACATATCGAAACGACGGCGGAGGAAATCTGGGAGCAGATGGACGGACGGGTTGACGGCTTCACCTGTGCAGCCGGAACCGGCGGGACGATTGCCGGGGTCGGCCTTGGTCTGAAGGCGCGGAACGAAAATGTCACCATCGCGCTCAGTGATCCGCACGGCGCAGCGCTTTATAATTATTATGCTCATGGCGAATTGCGGGCTGAAGGCAATTCGGTCGCGGAAGGCATTGGGCAGGGGCGCATCACCGCCAATCTTGATGGTGCGCCAATCGATACCCAATTCCGCATTTCGGACGAGGAGGGCCTGGTCTGGGTGCGCCGTCTTCTGGCGGAAGAAGGGCTGTGTCTCGGGCTCTCTTCTGGCATCAATGTTGCCGGTGCAGTTGAACTCGCCAAGCATATCGGGCCAGGCCATCGGATAGCGACTATTCTGTGCGACACCGGCTTCCGTTACCTTTCGACTTTGTACAATCCCGAATGGATGCAGGCCAAAGGATTGCCGCCCATGCCATGGCAACTGGACAAAGCCGACTGA